CCCCTTGAATTTGCTTGCATCATGCGAAAGCACCGAGGTTTGCTCTATTAGGAGATGAATAACAAAAGATGTAGAGGCATTGAGCTTTCTTTAGACGATCGTCAGGAGAACCACACGAATCCCACTCCCCTTTTGTGTCCTTTGATTCTATCGCTAAAGGCCAAAGAGATTCCATGTGCTTGGGAAATGAGCGTTTCAAGCTCATGGGTAATGGAATCTccagccagagagagagagagagacggagaaagagagggagagtagCGAGAGTAAGTGCGATTTGACATGGACGGATGTTGCGTGCGAGAATGAAATATCATCATCTTAAGCTTTTAACGCGTCTAAAATACCAAATTTTATAATCTTATTGAAACTTAATTTACATGATATGTACTGTtattaaaatgattttgaaaatgatatttgaaatgtAAATGACTTGAGTTGTAACGTAAAAGTGaatgtgaataaaaaaaaaaactggataCGGTTAACGAGAATTAATCATCCCTGTTCTTGACGAGtgctctttttttgttttcttttggctaATGGCTATCGAacgccaaaaaagaaaaggagtgagAGGGAGTGCTCCATTGGACATGCATGGATAATGTGGAGGTGAGaaaattactctctctctctctctctcccccccttctCTCATTACTGTGCTGCTTTACTTGTCTATAAGAAGGCCCGTGTTTCCAATTAAAGCACAGACCCACATAGAGGAAGTACTTGAGAGatagagcgagagagagagacacagagagagagagagagagagagagagagagagagagagaggagggaaggagggggagagatggtAGAGAATGGGGCATTCTGGTCAGGGTTGAAGAAGGCGAAGCCATACTTGGCAATGGTGTCGTTGCAGTTCGGGTACGCCGGCATGAACATAATCACCCTCGTCTCTCTCAACCACGGCATGAACCACTACGTCCTCGCCGTGTATCGCTACGTTGTGGCGACCCTACTCATCGCCCCTTTCGCCTTTGTCCTTGAAAGGTTCCTACTCTCTCTTTGTAACTCTGAGATCTGTACTTTGCTCGAACGTGCGTGACTCATTCTTACTTGACTTTCTTTGTGTCGGCTGTTAACTTTTTGGCGGCAGGAAAAGACGGCCGAAGCTCACCCTCCCGATCTTCCTGAGGATAATGGCGCTCGGTTTCCTCGAGTAATGCTCTTCCCTTTCCCCATTCCACATCACTCGAAACCTAAaacgaaagaaggaaaaaaaaaaaaaactaagttgTTTTGAAGTATCACACAAGACACTAAATAACTCGCGAAATCCATGAATGCTGAGATAGACGGCATTGAGTGACGGCGAGGTCCGAGGAGATGCGATAGATGGCCTTTTAACTTCATTAATCAGCATTTCTCACCATGATGTTACTTCACATCAACAGAAATCACATAAAGGCTTTCGATTCTTGCCTGAGAAATCTGGCAAGCTTTTCCGGGATCTGATAGCTagcttcctttttttggttCCAAGGCCGGTGCTGGATCAGAACTTATACTGCGTGGGATGAAGTCGACGTCCGCAACTTTCGCATCAGCCACCATCAACGATCTCCCCGCCATCACATTCATCATGGCGCTCACCTTCAGGTATTATCGACATCCTCGGTTACGGAAACACTGCTGAGAAAATGAAATCCGGCCTATTCGCTGCGGGTCCGATAAATATCATAGGAATCGATGCATGTCATTCCAAAAACCGGGAATAGTATATGTCCATCACTTTCTCTGCTGGGTTGTTTATTGCAGCCCAGATGAATATTCCACCCACAACAACTAGTGGCTAGCTAACATAATACTGATAACTAGCGGATCATTGCATCACTTGCATTGAAACTTTATGAAACGCTCCGAGGAATAACACGTGTGTCGGGTTACATGACTTGTTCACACGGTAGCGAATGACAACACTAATGTgtcaattggaaaaattatgtgTGCGCGTGTGGATCGATGCTTTTTAAGGTGTTCTAGAATTAACATCCGGAAACCATTCTTGATTGAAACGAGTACATAATTTGCAAATCAGTTCTGAAATCAATCTTGGCTGTCTAATACTTGCTCATTCTGTGACACTTATAGAATGCAATTTCAATACAGTCTCccgaagatgggaaacaaacaTTTTCATGCTTGTAGCTCACGGGTCAATTCAACGAATCGAAACGTGGGAAACTCATTTATAGCAAATAATATAGTAatttgtgcctttttttttaaaaggttaGAGAAGGTGAACGTGAAGAAGATTCAGAGCCTAGCTAAAGTGATCGGGACAGCGGTGACTGTTGGCGGAGCGATGGTGATGACGCTGTACAAAGGCCCCATCGTCGCCTTCGTACGGTCGGGTGGAACGAGCCACCACCACGCAGGTGGCGGCGGCCCCCATGGGTCAACTGACCAGCATTGGGTCAGCGGCACGCTTTCGCTCCTTGCCAGTTGCTGCGGTTGGTCCGGCTTCTTCATATTGCAGGTaacatttgaaaatttatgtaAGGTCATCCTAGCAAATTTGTTTTTTAGAGAAAAACAAAGCTATTCTGGATTTTACTCTTCAAACCAAATGTGATCAATGAGCTTAAGCAGAGAGTCTCAGAAAAAGCTACCTTCTAAGTCTCTTGTGATCTTGTGGTACAGTCATTTACGTCGAAGAAGTACCCAGCAGAGCTCTCCCTGACAGCACTTACATGCTTGATGGGATCCATGGAAGGCGCGGAAGTTGCGCTCGTGATGGAGCGCGACATGAGTGTCTGGCGAATTGGCTGGGACTATAGGCTGCTCGCCATCGTTTATTCCGTGAGTATAAAGAAACTCGATGCGTCTGCTTGTCCTAAAAGAGTCGAGAATCTTACATTGCGAGCTTCTTCGCTAGATTAATGTTCTTGGAAAATATTCTAGGGCGTGGTTTGCTCCGGAATAGCATATTACGTGGAAGGAGTGGTGATCAAGGAGCGAGGGCTGGTGTTCGTCACGTCTTTTAGCCCGCTCTGCATGATCATCACCGCTGCTCTCAGCGCCATCGTGTTAGCCGAGAAGCTTCACCTCGGAAGGTACGAAAACACCTGCTTCATTATGATTTCCCGGATTGGAATTTCAGCCTAGACAGATGGAAATTGCTTTTACTGAATCTGTGACTCGTGTTGTATCGTTTCCTTCGGTCCAGCATCATTGGGGCAATTTTCATTGTCTGCGGCCTTTACATCGTGCTGTGGGGTAAGAGCAAGGAACGTCAAGCCGAGTCAACGGCGGCTTTGATGCCGGATGAGAAAGTTCCAACCTCCGAATTGCCGATCACTGATGTCAGGACGAGCAACGGAGGGCGTGAAGTCAACAAACAAGTCGACATGCCAAGGATTTCCGGATAAAATCATCTCCACCAGGAGTCTTAATATACCACTGATATCGCGAATCTCATGATAAATAATGTCCGTCTTTGATTGCAGCACAATCCGTTCCTTTTCGTGTTGGAGCCTCGCATGTAGAACCGGTAAACTCAAGAGGATGTTATCTAGAGTTTATGTGGAATAATAAAGTTTTTGGAACCGATGTATGTGttggtagtttgtttataaaacaaatgaagaggtgccttgtcccacatcgaaaagatgtgagtgcacacgtggacgagatttgacACTAAccgatcattatttttatttattgaaaaaaaaaattggatttatttctataaaaaattaattataaatttggtTAAAACAGTGCGACTGTTAACGAAAAGttatgattatttattatttattattgtttaattccgaattttttatgtcttttcaacgtaatATTTGAGACGTACTTGTTCATTTGTAACCTTTTCCGAAAGGTTGCCTTTGTTctttgataactttttgaatggttgcctctattcgaaagacAAATATAAgtacgtttgttttgagatcaaacacacatcttcttccattttttcgttttcttttgaaataaattacaccatcctggagaaatactagaattactatctaatattctcatttgagactttgttgtatcctggaagaaatttgccggtgaccattatcAACTTTGAGgtaaataaatctttaaaaaaaatgatatcatacctcaaagtccgacttgattaTTTGATCTAACTTCATTGTTCCACCCAATTCAAAGCCatattttcctaacaattttaaggatttatttggcAACAATAGAGTCAAGTGGATGAAGTGCACAGAACGAGTTAGAGGTGTTCATATTCAACAAGGCAAGGCTGCATAATAATTCTTTACGTCCTCCATCCGAGCAAGTGGACATCGTCGAAATCACAAACCCTGCAATGCTGTCTTCCTCGGATGACCACCATCCTCTGGACGATGCTTCTGATCCTGCTCTGAAGGCTCTTCCTTCGTATGAGCGGTGATTTAGATATCATTACAATTGTGGGAACACCATATATAGAGATATGcaggctaaaaaaaaaaaaatggagaggaagaagagggcgAACGGAGAGATCCCAAAAATGGCGTCCCAAGCTTCAACGCCGCCAAACCCGAGCGCCACGAGGATCACTGATTCCCCCTGCAACCCTCAATACGCCGCCTCGCTCAAGTGTAAGTTCCCCTCCTCCACCGCGCGTTCTCCGAACCACCGCTCGTTCTCGTCTAGAATTCTGACGCGTTCTGGCGTTTCGGATTGCCCGTACGGTGGCTCGATGAGTGCTGGAGAGGGAGTGGAGGCGGCACTGTGTTTGCGGATCGATTCGGGGTATCACGAACCGCGTCGTGGCGGTGATGAAGAAGGGCCTCGGGATTAGTTCTGTGCAGGAGTTCTATCGTAGCCAGAGATTTGGGAAAGAAATTTGCTTGCTTAGGTTCTGAAAGACGACACCGAGATTGTCGAGTCCCTACCGCCCAAATATGCTGTAAAGCAACCCCTATGACTCAGATGTCAAGTCAATTACGAAGCTCTTAGATATGCAAAGGAGATGGAGGAGATTTGGATTATGAGGTATGATGTCAAGCattggaaggagaaggagatagATGGCTTGGCGCACCGTCTGCAAGGAGTGTTGGGAATACCTGAATCCCCTAAAAcgaattcgacactaaatcgaaccccaaAAACGAATAcggaagacgagcccaagaATAACATATATCACCAATCAAAGatacaccacggaatcgagcgtaacttattgtccacagattaaacaccgaagttcgaggaagaatctAATCCCGGTCTACTAAGGAGCATATTGTTGCTTAAGGGGGAGAAAACTTGCGTTGGTtttgggagagggagaaaagaaaagaaacgtaCATACGTTGAAAGGGTatgttcccttttcttttctctcttacgtcttctccaaaagacaTACCTCTTCAACGTAAAACCTCttcatatctcaacccttcatccattggccattttcttgcggaccgggcttttaggcccaataTGGGTAGATGGGCccacttaggcccatcaacatacaaataaaaccatcaagGAGGGTGCCCCATGTCTCCTCATGAGGCCTCTCCGAGCTTCCAGCACATGCATGCATAACTTTGGTCAACTGGACATTTGATTCTATTCTGCTAAccatttcaaaatgtttttacactattgatttcaaaggacactaaggccccgtttggttcaactttgggggctcaaagccccttgggaaaaaaaaatttgcgttTCGTTCGGCTTTTCAAGTCTCTATTCGGCATTtggaatgttgaaagcccaaagcaagtccggacctactttgggctttcggcattttcggaatgctagTCTAggatttaatgaatttttttctttcaaatattgCCCTTATTAAtaattgtgttttccttttctacCCTCGAAAAACactattcatcgtcttcttccttcttcctcacgAAGCTCGGCCGGCGAGCGGTGCTCGGCCTACGAGAGGCCGGATCTAGCCGCCGGGGGGCTAGATCGGCGCCGGAAGCCTTGCtcgaggtcgcacgacctcgggCGAGGTGGCCtaaggtcgggcgacctcggcaTCGCCGGTCGCGCCACCCGGGCGGCGTCGTTGGGTCGCTTGACCTCGGGCATCGCCCGGGTCTctcgacctcgggcggcgtcgcccgaggccgcgcgacctcgggcgacgccCGGGTCGCgccgaggtcgagcgacccaaGCGACGCCGCCAACGGTGACGGTGATGGCGGCACTCAACACCCCCAGAAAACGATGGCGAGAAAATCCTTCCCGAAACCCACGATGATCGGAAGAAGATGACAACGGTCGCGAGTTCAAGAACGCACTACACTGGAGGCCGGAGAAGGATCGGAGGGAGAAATCGACCCGGGCGacgtcgccgaggtcgcgcggcctTAGGCGGAGTCGctgggtcgctcgacctcgggcgacgtCGCTGAGGCCGCGCGACTCAAGCGGCgtcgcttgggtcgcgcgacccgtgtcgcccgaggtcggcgacctcggGCGAGCCGCCTTCCTCCACCGCCACCgctaccgccaccgccaccgccaccgccaccagccTCCCCACCAGCCCCACTACCGAGCagctgcatctcctcctcccttttcttttcctttctttttttcctttttcttttcacctcaaaattactttgcaaaataCACACAAAAATGAGTTcccaaacacactttgcattCCCCAAATGCTCATTTACTCAaggatacttggggaaatgcaaagtcattccccaaagttgaaccaaacggggcctaaggCCTTTAAAAGGCAGTATAACCATATTGTTTGTTATGCTCGGGTTCATGTCCCTTGCTTTTGGTGGGACGCTTATCACAGGTATGTTGTTCCTTTACATGATTCTCGGTGTAATTGTTGGTTACTTTGCTGTTCAACTTTAGAGGACCATCGCCTTGTGATCACAAGGGATGGGTGTTGGTCGCATAGAATGCCGCATGCTTCTTTCCTGGTGTAGCCCTATTGATCTTGTCCCTTCTGATTTCTCTTATGGGATTATCTCTTGCTAAATTTGCCATGGTAAAAGGAGATGTTAGTTTCATGCTCCATCGTTTTCTCTACTAATTTGCCCTGAATTGATTCTAATTGATAGAAGCACGTCCTTTTTGGGCCctgcatttgaaaaattatgaccTCCTTTTGGTTTTTGTTCGAACGTTCGCCTGTTTTGAGGTCAAAATTCGGATACACTTTCTTGGTTTTGTTGTTGACGAATTTGAATGCACCCAATTAAAAGCTCTTATATTGTGTTGAATCATGGACTCTTTCTGAGTGGAAAGTTAGAGGAAGTGCACAAATATTTCTGGAGATGAAGGACAAGCGGCTTTTGCCCGAGCCTAAAATTGATGAGATGCTTCAAGTGTCGGTGTCGAGGAAGTTCTTCATCGACTCTTGATTCCCCTCTAGTGAAGAACTCTTGCTATCGCAACATTTGACCATTAAGTTTGGGAATCCGTCACATCGTAGATACCATTGACAAATTAGGTAGATTCgcaatggaatttttttttttccttcctgtGATGTGGTGGGTCCTAAGAAGGATGATACGAGAGCTTCAAGAAATTTAATATCATGAAGAAATGAGGTATGTTTATGCACTTTTGATACCTCAATACTTGATTCGCTCGCATTTACTGAATTGTTAGAGAATGTTGTTACATGCATGAGCTAATATGTAGTGCTCTATTTATGGAGGCAATCTGAAGATACCGAATGGGTTTTTCGGGTGTCCCTTGTTTGGTTCTAATGT
The window above is part of the Eucalyptus grandis isolate ANBG69807.140 chromosome 6, ASM1654582v1, whole genome shotgun sequence genome. Proteins encoded here:
- the LOC104452188 gene encoding LOW QUALITY PROTEIN: WAT1-related protein At4g08300 (The sequence of the model RefSeq protein was modified relative to this genomic sequence to represent the inferred CDS: inserted 1 base in 1 codon), whose protein sequence is MVENGAFWSGLKKAKPYLAMVSLQFGYAGMNIITLVSLNHGMNHYVLAVYRYVVATLLIAPFAFVLERKRRPKLTLPIFLRIMALGFLEPVLDQNLYCVGXKSTSATFASATINDLPAITFIMALTFRLEKVNVKKIQSLAKVIGTAVTVGGAMVMTLYKGPIVAFVRSGGTSHHHAGGGGPHGSTDQHWVSGTLSLLASCCGWSGFFILQSFTSKKYPAELSLTALTCLMGSMEGAEVALVMERDMSVWRIGWDYRLLAIVYSGVVCSGIAYYVEGVVIKERGLVFVTSFSPLCMIITAALSAIVLAEKLHLGSIIGAIFIVCGLYIVLWGKSKERQAESTAALMPDEKVPTSELPITDVRTSNGGREVNKQVDMPRISG